From the genome of Corallococcus macrosporus DSM 14697:
CGGACCTCCACCCGGAACACGCCGGGCTCCACCTGGCGCGAGGAGAACGTCACCTGCTCCCCCTGGTGCGCGAAGCTGCCGCGGGAGCCTCGCGGCGAGGCGGCGAGCGACAGCCCCTCCTGCTTCAACGGGACGTCGTCCCCCGTCTTCACGGCGCCACCACAAGCACATGCCACCAGCACGACGGCCCACCACAGCTTCGTGCGCATCAGCGGATTCCCTCGGCCAGGAGCAGGCCGGCCCTGCGCCCCTGACAGGGAGCACGGCCCGGCGACAGGGGATGCTCGCACCGGAGGGATTGGTGGAAAGCGCCCTCCAGTCTCAGACGTCTGTCCGCGCGAAGACAGGCAGCGGGCCCGCGGCGCGCGTCAGGCCGAAGTCGCCTTCGGGCAGGGACTCATGGCCGCCAATCACCAGCAGGCCACCGGGGACCAGGCGCGCCACCAGCCGGGCCAGCACCTCGCGTTGGAGCGGCGGCGCGAAGTAGGTGAAGGCCACGTTGCGGCACAGCACCAGGTGGAATGGCCCGTCCGGCATCCGGGCGCGCAGGTCCTGCTGGAGGAAGTCCAACCCCTCCCGGTACTCCGCCGCCAGGCAGGGCTCGTCACCCGTGCCCGGGAAGGCGCGCTCCGCCCACTCGGGAGGCAGCTCCCTCAGCGCCCCGCGTGGGTAGCAGCCCCGCAGCGCCCGCGCGAGCAGGCCCTCATCGGCGTCGGTGGCCACCAGCGCCAACCGCGCGCCCGGGAAGCGGGGCTGGAGCCCCAGCCGGAAGAGCACCGACAGCGTGTAGGGCTCCTCGCCCGAGGCACAGCCCGCGCTCCACACCCGCAGCGTCGCGTCTCCCTTGGCCAGGAGGGACTGCAGCCGGGCGGGGAGCAGGTCCTGGCGCAGCACCTCGAAGACCCGCGCGTCCCGGTAGAAGCGGGAGATGGTGACGCGGCACAGCGCGTCGAGCACGTCCCACTCCGAGGGCTCGGCCTCCAGCCGGGCGCGATAGGCCCCGGCGTCTGGCAGGCCCAGCGCCTTCAGCCTGCGGCCGATGCGCTTGCACACCTGCCCCCGGACGCGCCGGAAGCCCTCCCAACGCAGGCGCAGGCGGGGCGCCGCCCACTGCAACAGCTCCACGCATTCACGGTCCGTCATCGGCCAGGGCCTCCGCCTGGATGTCCGCATCCCTTGCGCCGAGCGGAAGCGGACGGGATGTGGCATGACGCTCCGACGTTTCCATTGGACTCCGGAGGAACCCACCCTTGAAGAGATTGAGCGCCCTCACCCTCTCCGCGGCACTGGCGTCGGCCGGCTGCACGCACACCCCTGCGGCGCCCGAGCCCGCCGCGCGGCAGTCCCCGGCTCCCGCCCCCGCCGCCCAGGCGCCCAGGCCCGTGCCGCCCCCCGAGGGCGCCAGCGTCCTCTCCGGCACCCTGGCTGACTTCACCGCCGCGTGTGACGCGGACCTGGAGCGCGCCCGCGCGCAGGTGGCGGCCATCAAGGCGCTGGACGCGCGCAAGGACGGCCCGGCGGTGCTCGCCGCCTACGACGAGGCCCAGGGCTCGCTGTTCGCCGCGGCCAACCGCTCCAGCCTCGCGCGCGAGGTGCATCCGGACGCGGCCTTCCGCGACGCCGCGCGCGAGTGCGAGCAGCGCGTGGACTCCGCCAACGTGGCGCTGTCCCAGGACCGCGGCGTCTATGACGTGCTGGCCGCGGTGGACCTGTCCGCCACGGACGCGGCGACCCGGTACTGGCTGGAGCGCGCGCTGCTCGACTTCCGCCGCGCCGGCGTGGACCGCGACGACGCCACCCGCGCCAGGGTGAAGGAGCTCAACGAGGAGCTGCTCAAGCTGGGGCAGAAGTTCAGCAAGAACATCGCCGAGGACGTGCGCAAGGTCACCTTCACGCCCGCCGAGCTGGACGGCCTGCCGGAGGACTACCGCGAGGCGCACCCGCCGGGCGCGGACGGCCTGGTGGTCATCACCACCAACTACCCGGACTACTTCCCCTTCATGACGTACGCGAAGAGCGCGAAGGCGCGCGAGAAGCTGTGGCGCGCCTACCGCCAGCGCGCGTACCCGGCCAACCACAAGGTGCTGTCGCTGCTCATCACCAGGCGCCACGAGCTGGCCACGCTGCTGGGCTACGCGAACTGGGCCGCGTACACCACCGAGACGAAGATGACGCGCACGCAGCAGGCGGCCGCGGACTTCATCGACCGGCTGGGCGCGGCCACCGAGGCCCGCGCGAAGCGGGAGTACGCGCAGCTCCTGGCGCGCAAGCAGCAGGACGTCCAGGGCGCCAAGGTGCTGGAGCCCTGGGACCACGACTTCTACGAGGACCGGCTGCGCGCGGAGCGCTTCAGCTTCGACTCGCAGGCGGTGCGGCCCTTCTTCGAGTACGGCCGGGTGAAGGCGGGGGTGATGGACATCACCTCGCGCATCTGGGGCATCACCTACAAGCCGGTGAAGGACGCCAAGGTCTGGCAGCGGGAGGTGGAGACCTATGACGTGTTCGACGGCGACACGCTGCTGGGCCGCATCTACCTGGACATGCACCCGCGTGACGACAAGTACAAGCACGCGGCGCAGTTCGACCTCGTCGCGGGGCAGGCCGGCAAGCGCTACCCGGAGGCGGCGCTGGTGTGCAACTTCGCGCGCCCCGGCGAGCTGATGACGCACGACGAGGTGGAGACCTTCTTCCACGAGTTCGGCCACCTGCTGCACGCCATCTTCGGCGGCCACTTGAAGTGGGCGGGCATCGCGGGCACGCGCGTGGAGTGGGACTTCGTGGAGACGCCGTCCATGCTGCTCCAGCAGTGGGCCGGCAACCCGGAGGTGCTGAAGGAGTTCGCCAGGCACCACGAGACGAACGAGCCCATCTCCGCGGAGCTGGTGGAGAAGCTGCGCGCGTCGAAGGAGTTCGGCCAGGGCCTGTGGGCGCGGCGCCAGCTCTTCCTGTCCGCGCTGAGCCTGGACTACTACTCGCGCGCGCCCGGCTTCGACACCACGCAGGCCCTGGTGGCGCTGCAGGACAAGCTCAGCCCCTTCAAGCACGAG
Proteins encoded in this window:
- a CDS encoding M3 family metallopeptidase; protein product: MKRLSALTLSAALASAGCTHTPAAPEPAARQSPAPAPAAQAPRPVPPPEGASVLSGTLADFTAACDADLERARAQVAAIKALDARKDGPAVLAAYDEAQGSLFAAANRSSLAREVHPDAAFRDAARECEQRVDSANVALSQDRGVYDVLAAVDLSATDAATRYWLERALLDFRRAGVDRDDATRARVKELNEELLKLGQKFSKNIAEDVRKVTFTPAELDGLPEDYREAHPPGADGLVVITTNYPDYFPFMTYAKSAKAREKLWRAYRQRAYPANHKVLSLLITRRHELATLLGYANWAAYTTETKMTRTQQAAADFIDRLGAATEARAKREYAQLLARKQQDVQGAKVLEPWDHDFYEDRLRAERFSFDSQAVRPFFEYGRVKAGVMDITSRIWGITYKPVKDAKVWQREVETYDVFDGDTLLGRIYLDMHPRDDKYKHAAQFDLVAGQAGKRYPEAALVCNFARPGELMTHDEVETFFHEFGHLLHAIFGGHLKWAGIAGTRVEWDFVETPSMLLQQWAGNPEVLKEFARHHETNEPISAELVEKLRASKEFGQGLWARRQLFLSALSLDYYSRAPGFDTTQALVALQDKLSPFKHEHRHGTHFEVAFGHLDGYSAAYYTYLWSSVIAKDLETEFQQKGFLDRETAMKYRRTVLEPGGSKPAAELVKDFLGREYGFDAYRAWLDSK
- a CDS encoding CheR family methyltransferase; amino-acid sequence: MTDRECVELLQWAAPRLRLRWEGFRRVRGQVCKRIGRRLKALGLPDAGAYRARLEAEPSEWDVLDALCRVTISRFYRDARVFEVLRQDLLPARLQSLLAKGDATLRVWSAGCASGEEPYTLSVLFRLGLQPRFPGARLALVATDADEGLLARALRGCYPRGALRELPPEWAERAFPGTGDEPCLAAEYREGLDFLQQDLRARMPDGPFHLVLCRNVAFTYFAPPLQREVLARLVARLVPGGLLVIGGHESLPEGDFGLTRAAGPLPVFARTDV